One part of the Anaerolineales bacterium genome encodes these proteins:
- a CDS encoding alpha/beta hydrolase: MAHTYGESNYFTLPDGRKLQYRLKGEGGPTVVFEAGMGFSGSMWGQVQPEVAKLATTLVYDRIGTGRSDDRPGAHTLNMLVADLAALLGGLPHLAPFILVGASWGGPIVRQLAAGGQVAVRGLVLVDQSDENAPDFFTPAARRQFEGTPKMLILMAKLGLYKLMGQGPGKNQPADVRADHYEYDFTVRAAENFAAEITNFIPDMEWLRDNPNRLDGVEVSVISGMKPGMLDKKQRKSINAAHHKTVEMLANGRFVPAEKAGHYVMFHQPEIIVSEVARLLGK, encoded by the coding sequence ATGGCGCATACCTACGGAGAATCTAATTACTTCACTTTGCCCGACGGGCGCAAGCTGCAATATCGTCTGAAGGGTGAAGGCGGACCGACGGTTGTCTTCGAAGCGGGCATGGGTTTCTCGGGCTCGATGTGGGGGCAGGTGCAGCCTGAGGTGGCCAAGCTGGCCACGACCCTGGTATATGACCGCATCGGCACTGGCCGCAGCGATGACCGCCCCGGCGCGCATACCCTGAACATGCTGGTGGCCGACCTGGCGGCATTGCTAGGCGGCCTGCCGCACTTGGCGCCGTTCATTCTGGTGGGGGCCAGCTGGGGCGGGCCGATCGTGCGGCAGCTGGCCGCTGGCGGCCAGGTGGCGGTGCGCGGGCTGGTGCTGGTGGACCAGAGCGATGAGAACGCGCCGGATTTCTTCACCCCGGCGGCGCGCAGGCAATTTGAGGGCACGCCGAAGATGCTGATCCTGATGGCGAAACTGGGCCTGTACAAGCTAATGGGCCAGGGGCCGGGGAAGAACCAGCCCGCGGATGTGCGCGCGGACCATTACGAATACGACTTCACGGTGCGGGCGGCCGAGAACTTTGCCGCCGAGATCACGAACTTCATTCCTGACATGGAGTGGTTGCGTGACAATCCAAACCGCCTGGACGGCGTCGAGGTGAGCGTGATCAGCGGGATGAAGCCAGGAATGCTGGATAAGAAGCAGCGCAAATCGATCAATGCGGCGCACCACAAGACGGTGGAGATGCTGGCGAATGGGCGCTTTGTGCCGGCGGAGAAGGCCGGGCACTATGTCATGTTCCACCAGCCGGAGATCATTGTGAGCGAGGTTGCGCGGCTGCTGGGGAAATAG
- a CDS encoding DEAD/DEAH box helicase codes for MENPSSNSMPEAAMNELSSRIQAAAQRAGWTQLTPVQAKSIPYMLEGKDLMVQARTGSGKTGAFLLPMLERLDASRKEPQALVLVPTRELASQVTKDAQVLFPGSGLEVVPVYGGVGYGPQMEAFERGAQVIVGTPGRVLDHLLKRNLSLSALRMLVLDEADRMLSMGFYPDMLEVQRYLPKQGVQASMFSATFPQTVQSLAQRFLETPDFLSLSRDHVHVTNVEHVVMTVPRMDKDRTLVRLLEIENPHQAIIFCNTKVRVNYVTTVLQRFGLNAAELSSELSQAAREKVLGQLKDGSLNFLVATDVAARGIDIPELELVILYEPPEEAELYIHRAGRTGRAGAGGVAISLIITGIEERELKKIAAIYKIEFTERPAPTEEDVASIVSQRLTAQLEAELRGRDKLRVERSQRFRQLARQLAENEEGQALLAMLLDDSYHAAAHPQQVISAYKSAAATKPASPRPPQGGSDAGRRDGGRRGGRRRG; via the coding sequence ATGGAAAACCCCAGTTCAAATAGCATGCCCGAAGCCGCCATGAACGAGCTCAGCAGCCGAATCCAGGCGGCGGCGCAACGCGCCGGCTGGACGCAGCTTACGCCCGTGCAAGCCAAATCCATCCCCTATATGCTGGAAGGCAAGGACCTGATGGTGCAAGCGCGCACCGGCAGCGGCAAGACCGGCGCGTTTTTGCTGCCCATGCTGGAACGGCTGGACGCCAGCCGCAAAGAGCCGCAGGCGCTGGTGCTGGTGCCGACACGTGAGCTGGCCAGCCAGGTGACCAAGGACGCCCAGGTGCTGTTCCCGGGCAGCGGGCTGGAGGTAGTGCCGGTGTATGGCGGCGTAGGCTACGGCCCGCAAATGGAGGCTTTCGAGCGCGGCGCGCAAGTGATCGTTGGCACGCCGGGCCGCGTGCTGGACCATTTGCTAAAGCGCAACCTGAGCTTGAGTGCGCTACGCATGCTGGTGCTGGATGAAGCTGACCGCATGCTCTCGATGGGCTTTTATCCAGACATGCTGGAAGTGCAACGCTACCTACCCAAGCAAGGCGTGCAAGCCAGCATGTTCTCGGCCACCTTCCCGCAGACAGTCCAGAGCCTGGCGCAGCGTTTTCTGGAAACGCCAGACTTCCTGAGCCTGAGCCGCGACCATGTGCACGTGACCAACGTGGAGCATGTGGTGATGACCGTGCCGCGCATGGACAAAGACCGTACGCTGGTGCGTTTGCTGGAGATCGAGAACCCGCACCAGGCAATCATTTTTTGCAATACCAAGGTACGTGTGAACTATGTCACCACCGTTCTGCAGCGCTTTGGCCTCAACGCAGCCGAACTGAGTTCAGAGCTGTCGCAGGCAGCGCGCGAGAAGGTGCTGGGTCAACTGAAGGATGGCTCGTTGAACTTTCTGGTGGCGACGGATGTGGCGGCGCGCGGCATCGACATCCCGGAACTAGAGCTGGTGATCCTGTACGAGCCGCCCGAGGAGGCTGAGCTGTATATCCACCGGGCCGGGCGCACCGGCCGGGCCGGCGCGGGCGGCGTGGCAATTAGCCTGATCATTACCGGGATTGAGGAGCGCGAGCTCAAGAAGATCGCGGCCATCTACAAGATCGAATTCACCGAGCGGCCTGCCCCGACTGAAGAGGATGTGGCCAGCATTGTGTCGCAGCGGTTGACGGCGCAACTGGAAGCCGAACTGCGCGGGCGCGACAAACTGCGCGTGGAGCGCAGCCAGCGCTTCCGCCAGCTGGCGCGTCAGCTGGCCGAGAATGAAGAAGGCCAGGCGCTGCTGGCGATGCTATTGGATGACAGTTATCATGCGGCGGCGCACCCGCAGCAGGTGATATCGGCTTACAAGTCGGCGGCGGCAACCAAGCCAGCCAGCCCACGCCCGCCCCAAGGCGGGAGCGACGCGGGCCGTCGTGATGGCGGGCGCCGGGGTGGCCGCCGCAGAGGATAG
- the dnaK gene encoding molecular chaperone DnaK gives MSKIIGIDLGTTNSVVATIEGGEPAVISTAEGGRLLPSVVAFSKNGERLVGQTAKRQAVINPENTVSSIKRFIGRRFADVADERKMVPYEVIEGAGGDARVKLPATGKEYSPQEISAMVLGKLKADAEAYLGEKVTQAVITVPAYFNDSQRQATKDAGKIAGLEVLRIINEPTAAALAYGLDKKSNETILVFDLGGGTFDVSLLEVGDGVIEVKSTNGDTHLGGDDWDEAIVNWLADEYKKEQGIDLRADRQALQRLREAAEKAKIELSTLTETDINLPYVTADASGPKHLQYKLSRAKFEQLTESLLTRLRGPFEAAMKDADMQASQIDEVVLVGGSTRMPMVQELVRTLSGKEPHKGVNPDEVVAVGAAIQAGVLGGEVKDVLLLDVTPLSLGVETLGGVMTKMIERNTTIPVKKTEVYSTAEDSQTAVDIHILQGERTQAADNMSLGHFRLDGIPAAPRGMPQVEVTFDIDANGILSVTAKDKASGKEQRITVTASTNLSKSEVERMVEQAKAHESEDRQRRELVEARNAADSLAYQTEKTLKELGDKVPAAERSSIEAKVKELRTAVEGEDRQHIQKLSEELQNAFHAISQQLYAQGQSANGAAQNGNTPHSPNDEEGVVEGEFREA, from the coding sequence ATGTCCAAAATTATCGGAATTGACCTGGGAACCACCAACAGCGTGGTTGCCACTATTGAAGGCGGCGAACCTGCCGTCATCTCGACCGCCGAGGGCGGCCGCCTGCTGCCCTCTGTCGTCGCCTTCAGCAAGAACGGCGAGCGCCTGGTCGGCCAGACCGCCAAGCGCCAGGCCGTCATCAACCCGGAGAATACGGTGTCTTCCATCAAGCGTTTCATCGGCCGCCGCTTTGCCGACGTTGCCGACGAGCGCAAAATGGTCCCCTACGAGGTGATCGAAGGCGCCGGCGGCGACGCCCGCGTCAAACTTCCCGCCACGGGCAAGGAATACAGCCCGCAGGAGATCTCCGCCATGGTGCTGGGTAAGCTCAAGGCGGACGCCGAAGCCTACCTGGGCGAGAAGGTCACCCAGGCCGTCATCACTGTGCCCGCCTACTTCAACGACAGCCAGCGCCAGGCCACCAAGGACGCCGGCAAGATCGCCGGTCTGGAAGTCCTGCGTATCATCAACGAGCCTACCGCTGCAGCCCTCGCCTACGGGCTGGACAAGAAATCCAATGAAACCATCCTGGTCTTCGACCTGGGTGGCGGTACCTTCGACGTCAGCCTGCTGGAGGTGGGCGACGGCGTCATCGAGGTCAAGAGCACCAATGGTGACACCCACCTGGGTGGTGATGACTGGGATGAAGCCATCGTGAACTGGCTTGCCGACGAATACAAGAAGGAGCAGGGCATTGATCTGCGTGCTGACCGCCAGGCGCTTCAGCGTCTGCGTGAGGCCGCCGAGAAGGCCAAGATCGAGCTCTCCACTCTCACGGAGACCGACATCAACCTGCCGTATGTAACGGCCGATGCGTCTGGCCCCAAGCATCTGCAGTACAAGCTCAGCCGCGCCAAGTTCGAGCAGCTGACCGAGAGCCTGCTGACCCGCCTGCGCGGCCCCTTTGAAGCCGCCATGAAAGATGCTGACATGCAAGCCAGCCAGATCGACGAGGTCGTGCTGGTGGGTGGCTCCACCCGAATGCCCATGGTGCAGGAGCTGGTGCGCACCCTCAGCGGCAAAGAGCCGCACAAGGGCGTCAATCCTGACGAAGTCGTCGCCGTGGGCGCCGCCATTCAGGCCGGCGTGCTGGGCGGCGAGGTCAAGGACGTGCTGCTGCTGGATGTCACCCCGCTCTCCCTGGGTGTCGAAACCTTGGGCGGCGTGATGACCAAGATGATCGAGCGCAACACCACCATCCCGGTCAAGAAGACCGAGGTGTACTCGACCGCCGAGGACAGCCAAACCGCGGTAGACATCCACATCCTGCAAGGTGAACGCACCCAGGCCGCCGACAACATGAGCCTGGGTCACTTCCGCCTCGACGGGATTCCTGCCGCCCCGCGCGGCATGCCCCAGGTCGAGGTGACCTTTGACATCGATGCCAACGGCATCCTCAGCGTAACCGCCAAGGATAAGGCCAGCGGCAAGGAGCAGCGCATCACCGTCACCGCCTCCACCAATCTCAGCAAGAGCGAGGTGGAGCGCATGGTCGAGCAGGCCAAGGCGCATGAGAGCGAAGACCGCCAGCGCCGTGAGCTGGTCGAGGCCCGCAACGCCGCCGACAGCCTGGCCTACCAGACCGAGAAGACGCTGAAAGAGCTGGGCGACAAAGTGCCTGCTGCCGAACGCAGCAGCATCGAAGCGAAAGTGAAAGAACTGCGCACCGCAGTCGAAGGCGAGGACCGCCAGCACATCCAGAAGCTCAGCGAGGAATTGCAGAACGCGTTCCATGCCATCAGCCAGCAGCTGTACGCGCAGGGCCAGTCTGCGAATGGTGCTGCACAAAACGGCAACACCCCTCATAGTCCAAATGACGAAGAAGGTGTTGTTGAAGGCGAATTCCGCGAGGCGTAA
- a CDS encoding class I SAM-dependent methyltransferase, producing MTDPKTSLSARIDSLMRQYYENYYRKDLSLRDWRERTENRLQEEHTFAEPNIRKVEEWMGVNFAGKRVLVVGAGTGAESVVLHQRGAEVHGIEPYDKAMEILELKAELHGIAAERFQKANAEDIPHPDESFDFVYCYTVLEHVEDVEGTIDEMIRVCKVGGLIHIQTPDYRFPYEAHYKIGRRAFSPRWLTALLLRLQGRSPAFINTVNFVTAPQLNRIFFARNVLTLRVEPNWLYVWKQANQQDTGAYRFAQRQGISRDQNIFLRKLGPTK from the coding sequence ATGACTGACCCAAAAACCTCCCTGTCTGCCCGCATAGACAGCCTGATGCGCCAATATTATGAGAACTATTACCGCAAGGACCTAAGCCTGCGCGATTGGCGTGAACGAACCGAAAATCGCCTGCAGGAGGAGCATACTTTTGCCGAGCCGAACATCCGCAAAGTGGAAGAGTGGATGGGCGTGAACTTTGCCGGAAAGCGCGTATTGGTAGTGGGTGCGGGAACCGGCGCCGAGAGCGTGGTGCTGCACCAGCGTGGGGCTGAGGTGCACGGAATCGAGCCGTATGACAAGGCAATGGAGATCCTGGAGCTTAAAGCGGAACTGCATGGCATAGCAGCTGAACGATTCCAAAAAGCTAACGCAGAAGATATTCCTCATCCCGATGAAAGTTTTGATTTTGTATATTGCTACACCGTACTTGAGCATGTAGAGGACGTAGAGGGGACCATTGATGAAATGATACGTGTTTGTAAGGTGGGAGGCCTGATTCATATCCAAACACCGGATTATCGCTTCCCTTACGAGGCTCATTATAAGATTGGACGCCGCGCCTTCTCTCCGCGTTGGTTGACGGCCCTGCTTTTGCGACTTCAAGGGCGCTCCCCAGCCTTCATTAATACAGTGAATTTCGTCACTGCTCCTCAGTTAAACCGCATCTTCTTTGCACGTAACGTGCTGACCCTGCGTGTAGAGCCGAACTGGCTATATGTATGGAAACAAGCCAACCAACAAGACACGGGCGCCTACCGCTTTGCTCAGCGCCAGGGCATTAGCCGCGATCAAAACATCTTTCTGCGCAAGCTGGGGCCGACAAAATGA
- a CDS encoding glycosyltransferase family 4 protein, producing MKARIAYLLQMFGVGGMPKWLYRLAGELGDEFDFHFIATHSDYVLPDYSQVAKVSVLPFRKLPLAWHLLCERIDLVQIANLRLYADAARLAGVPSVIERVDGMRGGAALGRKEGLDAVVASTRGMASYLERMLPADKIHTIYNGVDLAAFNAAPVERFGLGTDKIIIGRTSRLGGGKNISLLIAAVKQLRQQARYAHVHLVVCGGDTTQPGAVPMLAQLRAEAEPLGDAVIFTGEVADPTAITKGFDIATCTSLPSNEGIPNSLIEAMAAGKPVVASAVDDIPELVQDDVTGLLFESGNLEQLTAALARLVDDAGLRAKMGAAGREYVEQAFDLKRQAEQYRQLYRSLLERNGRHWLNRS from the coding sequence ATGAAAGCACGCATCGCGTATCTGTTGCAGATGTTTGGCGTGGGGGGCATGCCAAAGTGGCTGTACCGCCTGGCGGGCGAACTGGGCGATGAGTTTGACTTTCACTTTATTGCTACGCATTCAGACTATGTTCTGCCTGACTACAGCCAGGTGGCGAAGGTGAGCGTGCTGCCCTTTCGCAAGCTGCCGCTGGCCTGGCACCTGCTGTGTGAGCGCATTGACCTGGTGCAGATCGCCAACTTACGTCTATACGCAGATGCGGCCCGCCTGGCCGGCGTGCCAAGCGTGATCGAACGAGTGGATGGCATGCGCGGCGGGGCGGCCCTGGGACGCAAGGAAGGCCTGGATGCAGTAGTGGCTTCGACGCGCGGCATGGCCAGCTATCTTGAGCGCATGCTGCCCGCTGACAAGATCCATACGATCTACAACGGAGTGGACCTGGCCGCATTCAATGCTGCGCCGGTTGAACGGTTTGGCCTGGGCACTGACAAGATAATCATTGGGCGAACGTCACGGCTGGGTGGTGGCAAGAATATTTCGCTGCTGATCGCGGCGGTGAAGCAACTGCGCCAACAAGCCAGGTACGCACATGTGCATCTGGTGGTGTGCGGCGGCGACACCACCCAACCGGGCGCAGTGCCGATGCTGGCGCAGCTGCGGGCGGAGGCCGAGCCGCTGGGCGATGCGGTCATCTTTACCGGGGAAGTTGCCGACCCGACAGCAATCACCAAGGGCTTTGACATCGCCACCTGTACTTCGCTGCCCAGCAATGAGGGCATCCCCAATTCGTTGATCGAGGCGATGGCTGCGGGCAAACCCGTAGTGGCGAGCGCAGTGGACGATATTCCGGAGTTGGTGCAGGACGACGTGACCGGGTTGCTGTTTGAGAGCGGCAACCTGGAGCAGTTGACGGCGGCGTTGGCCAGATTGGTGGATGATGCTGGCTTGCGGGCAAAGATGGGTGCAGCGGGCCGCGAATATGTTGAGCAGGCGTTTGACTTGAAACGTCAGGCTGAGCAATACCGCCAGCTGTACCGAAGCCTACTGGAGCGCAACGGCCGCCACTGGCTCAATCGTTCTTAG
- a CDS encoding siderophore-interacting protein, giving the protein MLKGYGARDYELTLLDRREITPHFVRFRFGSPQLFKEIEWHPATWLRLWFPDLAGGPREYQRSYTLVAAYPEQNEFEIDVLMHQPPGPATLWFSQATPGNKLASTFLGSRFRMPQAEPAGFLLIGDACSTPAINNLIAAVQPTTPLEVYLESSSLQDDAIPVEAHPLLNLQRVPRRGPESLLAAIQRRPRAGWYAWAAGEAATMKLLHKALKAEHGFDKDAMHVQSYWSESGKH; this is encoded by the coding sequence ATGTTGAAAGGCTATGGAGCACGTGATTATGAACTGACATTGCTGGATAGACGCGAGATCACGCCGCACTTCGTGCGTTTTCGTTTTGGCAGCCCACAGCTATTCAAGGAAATAGAGTGGCACCCGGCGACCTGGCTGCGCTTATGGTTCCCTGACCTGGCGGGCGGTCCACGCGAGTATCAGCGCTCCTACACACTGGTGGCGGCTTACCCAGAACAGAATGAATTTGAAATTGATGTGCTGATGCACCAGCCGCCCGGGCCGGCAACGTTGTGGTTTAGCCAGGCAACGCCGGGCAACAAGCTGGCCAGCACCTTCCTGGGTTCACGCTTTCGCATGCCGCAGGCAGAGCCGGCTGGCTTCCTGCTGATCGGCGATGCGTGCTCAACGCCGGCGATCAACAACCTCATCGCTGCGGTGCAACCCACCACCCCGCTGGAAGTCTACCTAGAAAGCAGCAGCCTGCAGGATGATGCCATTCCCGTTGAGGCGCACCCACTGTTAAACCTGCAGCGCGTGCCGCGCCGCGGGCCAGAGAGCCTGCTGGCAGCCATCCAACGCCGCCCGCGGGCTGGTTGGTACGCCTGGGCGGCCGGCGAAGCGGCCACGATGAAACTGTTGCACAAAGCACTGAAAGCCGAGCATGGCTTCGACAAAGACGCCATGCATGTGCAGTCTTATTGGTCTGAATCTGGGAAACATTAA
- a CDS encoding AlkZ family DNA glycosylase: MKTSEIIRRRLANQHLVASALRNPLEVVSTQGAVQSQDFYGALWGLAIRLQPQSVSVSKRSNLQAGWTESEVEAWFSDGRILRLHILRPTWHFVAPADVRWMLMLSAPRVHALNGHMYRKLGVDGPAQKRALKIFQRALEGGQQLTRSELASALQAGGVPEAQGQRLAYFVMFAELEGLLTSGPRRGKQFTYMLLDERAPARGRSLARQDALAELARRYFGARGPATAHDFAWWSGLTVADCRAAALSLGELRSAELDGKAYWWSEARPPANSARGAWLLPNFDEYGIGFADRSHTEPNDYKSLWAGGALMLPHFYVINGRTAGMWKRELQKDEVHITLQSPFGGNAAADARSLKASIKRYGEFLGLKPVVGMLD, translated from the coding sequence ATGAAGACAAGTGAGATCATTCGCCGTCGCCTGGCCAACCAGCATCTGGTTGCCAGCGCACTGCGCAACCCGCTTGAGGTCGTCTCAACCCAGGGTGCCGTCCAATCCCAGGATTTTTACGGAGCGCTGTGGGGCCTGGCGATACGCCTGCAGCCTCAATCTGTCTCAGTGAGCAAGCGCAGCAATCTCCAGGCAGGGTGGACCGAAAGCGAGGTTGAAGCCTGGTTCTCCGATGGCCGCATCCTGCGCCTGCACATCTTGCGCCCCACCTGGCACTTCGTCGCCCCCGCCGATGTGCGCTGGATGCTGATGCTCAGCGCGCCGCGTGTGCACGCTCTCAATGGCCACATGTATCGCAAACTGGGCGTGGATGGCCCTGCCCAAAAGCGTGCGCTGAAGATCTTCCAACGTGCCCTGGAGGGCGGCCAGCAGCTCACCCGCAGTGAGCTTGCCAGCGCTTTGCAAGCCGGTGGTGTGCCTGAGGCACAAGGCCAGCGTCTGGCCTACTTCGTCATGTTCGCCGAGCTGGAAGGCCTGCTCACCAGCGGCCCGCGCCGCGGCAAGCAGTTCACCTACATGTTGCTGGATGAACGCGCCCCTGCCCGCGGCCGCTCGCTCGCCCGCCAAGACGCTCTGGCCGAGCTGGCCCGCCGCTACTTTGGCGCCCGCGGTCCGGCCACCGCGCACGACTTCGCCTGGTGGTCAGGCCTCACCGTGGCCGATTGCCGCGCTGCAGCCCTGTCGCTGGGCGAACTGCGCAGCGCTGAGCTGGATGGCAAAGCCTACTGGTGGTCCGAGGCGCGGCCGCCCGCCAATAGCGCCCGCGGCGCCTGGCTGCTGCCCAACTTTGACGAATACGGCATCGGCTTCGCCGACCGAAGCCACACCGAGCCGAACGACTACAAGTCCTTGTGGGCCGGCGGCGCGCTCATGCTGCCGCACTTCTACGTCATCAACGGGCGCACCGCCGGCATGTGGAAGCGCGAGCTGCAAAAGGACGAAGTGCACATCACCCTGCAATCTCCCTTCGGCGGCAATGCCGCTGCCGATGCCCGCTCCCTCAAAGCCAGCATCAAGCGCTACGGGGAGTTTTTGGGGCTGAAGCCAGTCGTGGGAATGCTGGACTAA
- a CDS encoding class I SAM-dependent methyltransferase has product MGGTNPVDLSLDNQLSYSLRRQHVDEFLARQLGSLSDGCRLLDLGGVKQGQRGYGQRVSGRLQVTVANLVSDKGLDLKADAARLPLAAGSYEAVLCSEVLEHVNNPEPVLQEMVRVLQPGGIALITVPFMFRQHADPADYGRYTEWFWAENLQRMGFSEYAIEKQGLFGSLLADMLRHWWQQGVIEGRGPLPRVQRWLLPRLMASTRRRALRFDANQRTHPVWSSYVGGFGIVTRKPR; this is encoded by the coding sequence ATGGGCGGAACTAACCCTGTAGACCTCTCCCTAGACAATCAGTTGTCCTATTCTCTACGGCGCCAGCACGTAGACGAGTTTTTGGCGCGGCAACTGGGCAGCTTGTCTGACGGCTGCCGCCTGCTGGACCTGGGTGGCGTGAAGCAGGGCCAGCGCGGCTACGGCCAGCGCGTCAGCGGGCGGCTGCAGGTAACGGTTGCCAACCTTGTGAGCGACAAGGGCTTGGACCTAAAGGCTGACGCTGCCCGGCTGCCGCTGGCGGCAGGCAGTTACGAGGCCGTGTTGTGCTCCGAAGTTTTGGAGCATGTGAACAACCCGGAGCCTGTATTGCAAGAGATGGTGCGTGTGCTGCAGCCCGGAGGCATTGCACTGATCACGGTGCCATTTATGTTTCGCCAGCATGCTGACCCGGCAGACTATGGGCGCTATACCGAATGGTTCTGGGCGGAGAACCTGCAGCGCATGGGTTTTAGTGAATACGCCATTGAGAAGCAAGGCTTGTTTGGCAGCCTGCTGGCAGATATGCTGCGCCATTGGTGGCAGCAAGGAGTCATCGAGGGCCGCGGCCCTCTACCGCGGGTACAGCGCTGGCTGCTGCCACGCCTGATGGCAAGTACGCGCCGCCGCGCCTTGCGCTTTGACGCTAATCAACGCACACATCCCGTGTGGAGCAGCTACGTGGGCGGTTTTGGGATCGTTACCCGCAAACCACGATGA
- a CDS encoding C39 family peptidase — MQEPYLNPKNRRRRPPMPKWQRILAILLGALLLAVLVYNLPPVKERLAWRVDALRTSIVYFFNPPEEAVFQPQITTISQPTQQPTRTAQPTAEATAVPLPPRVQLEGFTYVDQHNRWNYCGPANMTMALNFWGWEGDRDEVARYVKPGIGNNPNQPEDKNVMPYEMQDFVNTQVPGMQALIRMGGELETLKRLLAAGYPAIVEKGYYTTDASGKYSWLGHYQFVTGYDDDEGVFIVQDTYERGGEGGTGKNMRWPYDDFHAAWRQFNFLFIVVYPEGQQAAVLEALGPWADEEWAFANAMQIARADTETLTGLDAYYAWFNVGTSHVRLFEYADAAHAYDYAFQLYQSLDPDARPYRMLWYQSWPYWAYYYSARYPDTINLANTTLATIAEPTLEESLYWRGRAREAIGEIDNAIADYREAVRLNPNFGPGIAQLQSLGVSP; from the coding sequence ATGCAAGAGCCTTATCTCAACCCAAAGAATCGCCGCCGCCGCCCGCCAATGCCCAAGTGGCAGCGCATCCTCGCCATCCTGCTGGGCGCGTTGCTGCTGGCCGTGCTGGTCTATAACCTGCCGCCCGTCAAAGAACGCCTGGCCTGGCGCGTAGACGCGCTGCGCACCAGCATCGTCTACTTCTTCAACCCGCCCGAAGAGGCGGTCTTCCAGCCGCAGATCACCACCATCAGCCAGCCAACCCAGCAGCCCACCCGCACCGCCCAGCCCACTGCCGAGGCGACCGCCGTGCCGCTGCCGCCCCGCGTCCAGCTGGAAGGTTTCACTTATGTAGACCAGCACAACCGCTGGAACTACTGCGGCCCGGCCAACATGACCATGGCGCTCAACTTCTGGGGCTGGGAGGGTGACCGTGACGAGGTGGCTCGCTACGTCAAGCCCGGCATTGGCAACAACCCCAACCAGCCCGAAGACAAGAACGTCATGCCCTACGAGATGCAGGACTTCGTCAATACCCAGGTTCCGGGTATGCAGGCCCTCATCCGCATGGGCGGCGAACTGGAGACGCTCAAGCGGCTGCTGGCCGCCGGCTATCCCGCCATCGTGGAGAAGGGCTACTACACCACCGATGCCAGCGGCAAATACTCCTGGCTGGGGCACTACCAGTTCGTCACCGGCTATGACGATGACGAAGGCGTCTTCATCGTGCAGGACACCTACGAACGCGGCGGCGAGGGCGGCACCGGCAAAAATATGCGCTGGCCCTATGATGATTTCCACGCTGCCTGGCGCCAGTTCAATTTCCTGTTCATCGTGGTCTACCCCGAAGGGCAGCAGGCCGCCGTGCTCGAGGCGCTCGGCCCGTGGGCCGACGAAGAATGGGCATTCGCCAACGCTATGCAGATCGCCCGTGCCGATACCGAAACCCTGACCGGGCTCGACGCCTATTACGCCTGGTTCAACGTCGGCACCAGCCACGTGCGCCTGTTCGAGTATGCCGACGCGGCCCACGCCTACGACTACGCCTTCCAGCTCTACCAGAGCCTCGACCCCGACGCGCGGCCGTACCGCATGCTGTGGTACCAGAGCTGGCCCTATTGGGCCTATTACTACAGCGCCCGCTATCCGGACACGATCAACCTGGCCAACACCACCCTCGCCACCATCGCCGAGCCCACGCTGGAGGAGAGCCTCTACTGGCGCGGCCGGGCTCGCGAAGCCATTGGCGAAATTGACAACGCCATCGCCGACTACCGCGAGGCGGTGCGCCTGAACCCCAACTTTGGCCCCGGCATTGCGCAGCTGCAGAGCCTCGGCGTGAGCCCCTGA
- a CDS encoding methyltransferase domain-containing protein has translation MLELALDRVIARRSKQLPADEALRFLFRLDAELYALQGPLAAVYGGGVHTKHKHTSYHDFFVERIKAQERVLDIGCGLGAVAADIALRTGATVHGVDLNDDSITEAKRRFQLPNLTFAVQDALQLEVDSSYDTIVLSNVLEHIVERPEFLRGVMNATKANRIFIRVPLFERDWRVPLKKELGVEWRLDLDHKTEFTLAQFAEETAAAGLKLVHQEVHWGEVWAELTL, from the coding sequence ATGCTGGAGCTGGCGCTTGACCGCGTAATCGCACGGCGCAGCAAGCAATTGCCGGCAGATGAGGCATTACGCTTCCTCTTTCGCCTGGATGCAGAACTGTATGCATTACAAGGTCCGCTGGCGGCAGTGTATGGCGGCGGTGTGCACACCAAGCATAAGCACACCTCATATCACGATTTTTTCGTTGAGCGCATCAAGGCACAGGAGCGAGTGCTGGACATTGGCTGTGGCTTGGGCGCTGTTGCAGCAGACATTGCCCTACGCACCGGAGCAACTGTGCATGGGGTAGATCTGAATGACGACAGTATTACAGAAGCGAAGCGGCGCTTCCAATTACCCAACCTTACCTTCGCGGTACAAGATGCGCTGCAACTTGAAGTAGACAGCTCTTATGACACGATCGTGCTTTCCAATGTACTGGAGCACATCGTGGAACGACCAGAGTTTCTGCGCGGCGTGATGAATGCCACCAAAGCGAACCGGATATTCATCCGCGTGCCGCTGTTTGAGCGAGACTGGCGCGTGCCGTTGAAGAAGGAACTGGGCGTGGAGTGGCGGCTGGACCTGGATCACAAAACCGAGTTCACGCTGGCACAGTTTGCGGAAGAAACAGCCGCGGCCGGACTGAAGCTGGTGCACCAGGAAGTGCACTGGGGAGAAGTATGGGCGGAACTAACCCTGTAG